A genomic stretch from Sebastes fasciatus isolate fSebFas1 chromosome 23, fSebFas1.pri, whole genome shotgun sequence includes:
- the mdm2 gene encoding E3 ubiquitin-protein ligase Mdm2, giving the protein MSADGELNTEGADDNKLVRPKVEFQTLLQDAGATKDVFTMKEVMFYLGQYIIQKQLYDQKQQHIVHCSQDALGRLLGVDSFSVKEPRVLFAMITKNLVAVKNQDSQTSLSEPHSDSQTEKGTEEADSESRSSSPERRGRRRRRRRRSCRSSDPGPSDSLEADGEEEEESGEEEEGEGGRKRRRSDSYSLTFDESLSWCVIGGLATVRDRPSSQSSDSHSTSGRSEVTVAASDSDSDNFSVEFEVESIDSDDYNEDDADATLSADDQVYEVTIFEAEDNDSFDEDTEITEADYWRCSKCDELNPPLPRNCLRCWALRQDWLSEVSLDITKPASSSPKALPLKPSDQSAAKESPGSDVEENEGVDVPDGKRAKTPLLSQSLSDSALSGADSQDLLSSSQSSSSQQKLWTADSQPSSSCYSSMDSQELLPSSPTSPPPPLPPPPVVPELERSVSAEWRLPDSCLDPCLICQSRPKNGCIVHGRTGHLMACYVCARKLKKRNKLCPVCRLPIQSVILTYLS; this is encoded by the exons ATGTCAGCTGACGGGGAGCTCAACACTGAAGGCGCTGACGACAACAAACTG gtcAGACCAAAGGTGGAGTTTCAAACTTTACTGCAAGATGCCGGCGCCACTAAAGATGTTTTCACCATGAAGGAG GTGATGTTCTACCTGGGTCAGTACATCATCCAGAAGCAGCTGTACGACcagaagcagcagcacatcGTCCACTGCTCCCAGGATGCACTGGGACGGTTGCTGGGAGTCGACAGCTTCTCTGTAAAAGAGCCACG AGTTCTGTTTGCTATGATCACCAAGAACCTGGTGGCCGTGAAGAACCAAG ATTCACAGACAAGCTTGAGTGAACCACACAGCGACAGTCAGACAGAAAAAGGGACAGAG GAGGCAGATTCAGAAAGCCGCTCTTCATCgccagagaggagggggaggcgaagaaggaggaggagaagaagctgCAGGAGCAGTGACCCAG GGCCCTCCGACAGTTTAGAGGccgatggagaggaggaggaggagtcgggggaggaagaggaaggagaaggaggtagaaagaggaggaggtccGACAGCTACTCCCTGACCTTTGATGAAAGCCTGTCGTGGTGTGTGATTGGAGGACTGGCGACCGTACGGGACAGACCCAGCAGCCAATCATCCGACTCACACAGCACA tccgggaggtcagaggtcacggttGCAGCCTCAGACTCAGACAGCGACAACTTCAGCGTTGAATTTGAAGTTGAGTCTATCGACTCTGACGACTACAATGAAGATGATGCCGATGCCACTTTGTCTGCAGATGACCAG GTGTACGAGGTCACCATATTTGAGGCAGAGGACAACGACTCCTTTGATGAAGACACCGAGATCACTGAAGCC gacTACTGGCGGTGTTCGAAGTGTGACGAGCTGAACCCACCTCTCCCCAGAAACTGTCTTCGCTGCTGGGCGCTGCGCCAGGATTGGCTGTCGGAGGTGTCCCTCGATATAACGAAGCCCGCCTCCTCCAGTCCTAAAGCCCTGCCGCTGAAGCCAAGCGACCAATCAGCAGCCAAAGAATCTCCAG GTTCTGATGTTGAAGAGAATGAAGGAGTCGATGTCCCAGATGGGAAAAGAGCGAAAACTCCTCTCCTGTCACAGAGCCTGTCGGACTCCGCCCTCTCTGGTGCGGACTCCCAggacctcctctcctcctcccagtcTTCCTCCTCCCAGCAGAAGCTCTGGACTGCCGACTcccagccctcctcctcctgctacTCCTCCATGGACTCCCAGGAGCTTCTCCCATCTTCCCCCACAAgtcctccacctccactccctcctcctcccgtgGTCCCCGAGCTGGAGCGCAGCGTGTCGGCAGAGTGGCGGCTGCCGGACTCGTGTCTGGACCCGTGCCTCATCTGTCAGTCCCGGCCGAAAAACGGCTGCATCGTTCACGGACGAACGGGACACCTGATGGCCTGCTACGTCTGCGCCAGGAAGCTGAAGAAGAGGAACAAGTTGTGTCCGGTGTGCAGGCTGCCGATCCAGTCAGTCATCCTCACCTACCTCAGCTGA